One Oxobacter pfennigii DNA window includes the following coding sequences:
- a CDS encoding efflux RND transporter periplasmic adaptor subunit, with translation MKKKVLIFSAVLVLAIAAVIGWRLSVSKAQSKTDIQTFTLKKSDLLDSVLVSGRVISSNNENVYSKVTNYPIKKVNVEVGDKVKAGDVLAQLDTSSLELDIKQTELNIKNAEASLINNDLSNEYRLQNALNDLESASLELENSQKSFNQIKELYEAGASSMDEFSKAESALKKAQLFYDNAQASLQNIKNENTTTAKNNVDLQKVALEKQRKALNDSKIVAPIDGTITMVNAKENGSAAGLLFVIEDTDNLIVSTEIGEYDINLVEIGQEVVIKTDGTGDKQFMGTVSKIAPTALKDSVGNTASSSNVEFDTEIQLKDKDPSIKIGMNVRLTIKLNEKKDVYSVPYDAISEETDGSQWIYVLETEQKDGKSSISSRKIEVETGMETDMYIEISSPDLKDGMIVQANPKDILK, from the coding sequence ATGAAAAAAAAGGTTCTTATATTCAGTGCAGTACTAGTTTTAGCAATAGCAGCAGTTATAGGCTGGAGATTATCGGTATCAAAAGCGCAAAGTAAAACAGATATACAGACCTTTACTTTAAAAAAATCCGATCTTTTGGATTCCGTGCTTGTATCTGGCAGGGTTATAAGCAGCAATAATGAAAATGTATATTCAAAAGTAACAAACTATCCTATCAAGAAAGTAAATGTAGAGGTTGGCGATAAGGTAAAAGCAGGTGATGTACTTGCCCAGCTTGATACATCTTCCCTTGAGCTTGATATAAAGCAGACGGAATTAAATATCAAGAATGCAGAAGCATCGCTTATAAACAATGACTTATCCAATGAGTATAGATTGCAGAATGCATTGAATGACTTGGAGTCAGCGTCCTTGGAATTAGAAAATTCTCAGAAAAGCTTTAACCAAATAAAAGAGCTATACGAAGCAGGCGCAAGTTCCATGGATGAATTTTCAAAGGCGGAATCCGCCTTAAAAAAGGCACAGCTCTTTTACGACAATGCACAGGCTTCTTTGCAGAATATTAAAAACGAGAACACGACTACAGCCAAAAATAATGTTGACCTTCAAAAAGTAGCCCTTGAAAAACAAAGAAAGGCACTGAATGATTCAAAAATAGTTGCGCCTATAGATGGAACTATTACTATGGTTAATGCAAAGGAAAACGGTTCGGCAGCAGGTTTATTGTTTGTCATAGAAGACACGGACAACCTTATTGTCTCAACCGAGATAGGGGAATATGATATTAACCTCGTGGAGATTGGGCAAGAGGTCGTCATAAAAACCGACGGTACGGGAGACAAGCAGTTTATGGGTACAGTTTCAAAAATTGCACCTACAGCATTAAAGGATTCCGTAGGGAATACCGCTTCTTCATCCAATGTGGAGTTTGACACTGAAATTCAATTGAAGGATAAAGATCCAAGCATTAAAATAGGTATGAATGTCCGGTTGACCATCAAACTTAACGAGAAGAAGGATGTTTATTCTGTACCCTATGATGCCATATCTGAAGAAACAGACGGCAGCCAGTGGATATATGTACTTGAAACGGAGCAAAAGGACGGCAAGTCCTCAATTTCCTCAAGAAAGATTGAGGTTGAAACAGGCATGGAAACGGATATGTATATAGAAATCAGCTCACCTGATTTAAAAGACGGTATGATCGTCCAAGCTAATCCAAAAGACATTCTCAAATAG
- a CDS encoding ATP-dependent RecD-like DNA helicase has product MVEIEGVIDSIVYTNESNGYTVARLKKGREIITVVGYVPVINEGQSVRIKGAWVNHPEYGQQLKIDFFEEVLPTDISAIEKYLASGLINGIGPATAKRMVDYFKEDTLDVIEYNPIRLTEVEGIGEKKAKLIAESFSEQRELKNVMVFLQTYGISGANAIKIYKKYGQNAINAIKENPYRLTVDVFGIGFKTADRIAQNMGIERASKYRLMAGIKFVLAEYSGSGGHTYLPSDVLIDKCGELLNVDKDLIEDSLVSLALNKEVVLEVMDDVTGVYLMPFYYSETGVSKRILEMAAFKTEKLDVDMQKEIEEYEDKTGIELHPQQKEAIKCAIENGVAIITGGPGTGKTTIIKCIINIMEKYEVSISLAAPTGRAAKRMTEATKREAKTIHRLLEMGYSEGEDNMTFLKDDSDPLKVGAVIIDEASMVDILLMNNLLKALVPGTRLIIVGDVDQLPSVGPGNVLRDLIESSYIPVVKLTEIFRQSEESLIVLNAHRINRGEYPYLNEKEKDFFFLSTPNQEDTVKLILDLVKNRIPGFKDGIDPQKYIQVLTPMRKGVCGVNNLNIRLQEILNPKSPDKDEKKIRDCILRSGDKVMQIKNNYNIKWDRIAGYGDDEGKGVFNGDLGYIEYIDNENNNISVIFDDERRVIYEAINFEELELAYAVTIHKSQGSEFPVIVMPAVWGPPMLMTRNLLYTGITRAKEMVVIAGSRKVLAGMVDNNRITKRFSGLKHRMEKLIDSGIFAAR; this is encoded by the coding sequence TTGGTTGAGATAGAGGGAGTAATAGACTCCATAGTATATACAAATGAAAGTAACGGATATACTGTGGCAAGACTTAAAAAAGGAAGAGAGATAATCACTGTTGTAGGTTATGTACCTGTCATAAATGAAGGGCAGTCTGTAAGAATTAAGGGAGCCTGGGTTAATCATCCCGAGTATGGACAGCAGCTCAAAATTGATTTTTTTGAGGAAGTCCTGCCTACTGACATTTCTGCTATTGAGAAGTATCTGGCATCAGGCCTTATAAACGGTATAGGCCCGGCTACTGCCAAAAGGATGGTGGATTATTTCAAAGAAGATACATTAGATGTCATAGAATACAATCCTATAAGGCTTACAGAAGTGGAAGGAATAGGCGAAAAAAAGGCAAAACTCATAGCGGAATCCTTTAGCGAGCAGCGAGAGCTAAAAAACGTCATGGTATTTTTGCAGACCTACGGAATATCCGGCGCTAATGCCATAAAAATATATAAAAAGTATGGCCAAAACGCCATAAATGCCATAAAAGAAAATCCCTACCGGCTCACAGTTGACGTCTTTGGCATAGGCTTTAAAACGGCAGACAGAATAGCTCAAAATATGGGCATTGAAAGGGCTTCCAAATACAGACTTATGGCAGGGATTAAATTCGTGCTGGCAGAATACAGCGGCAGCGGAGGACATACCTATCTTCCTTCTGATGTGCTGATAGATAAATGCGGTGAGCTCTTAAATGTAGATAAAGACCTTATTGAAGATTCTCTAGTCTCCCTCGCACTAAATAAAGAAGTTGTGCTGGAGGTTATGGATGATGTAACCGGCGTATATCTCATGCCTTTTTATTATTCCGAGACCGGCGTATCCAAAAGAATCCTTGAAATGGCAGCATTTAAAACAGAAAAGCTGGATGTAGACATGCAAAAAGAGATAGAAGAATATGAGGATAAGACTGGCATTGAACTTCATCCCCAGCAAAAAGAGGCTATAAAATGCGCCATTGAAAACGGTGTGGCAATAATTACGGGAGGCCCGGGAACGGGTAAAACAACCATAATAAAATGCATTATTAATATAATGGAAAAATACGAGGTATCCATATCCTTGGCTGCCCCTACAGGAAGGGCGGCAAAGAGAATGACTGAAGCGACGAAGAGAGAAGCAAAAACCATTCACAGGCTTTTAGAAATGGGCTATTCAGAAGGGGAAGATAACATGACATTTTTAAAGGATGATTCAGACCCCTTAAAGGTAGGCGCTGTCATTATAGATGAAGCATCCATGGTAGACATACTTTTGATGAATAATCTTCTTAAGGCATTGGTTCCCGGTACCCGCCTTATAATAGTGGGGGATGTGGATCAATTGCCTTCAGTAGGGCCGGGAAATGTGCTGCGTGACCTCATAGAGAGCTCATATATCCCTGTAGTCAAGCTTACTGAAATCTTCAGGCAATCTGAGGAAAGCCTCATAGTTTTAAATGCTCACAGGATCAACAGGGGTGAATATCCTTATCTCAATGAAAAGGAGAAGGACTTCTTCTTTTTGTCTACTCCCAATCAGGAGGACACGGTTAAGCTCATATTGGACCTTGTAAAAAACCGCATACCTGGTTTCAAAGACGGCATAGACCCGCAAAAATACATTCAGGTTCTAACCCCCATGCGGAAGGGAGTATGCGGTGTAAATAATTTAAATATAAGGCTCCAGGAAATATTAAACCCGAAGTCTCCAGACAAGGATGAGAAGAAAATACGGGATTGCATTCTCCGCTCAGGTGATAAGGTAATGCAGATTAAAAACAATTACAATATAAAATGGGACAGGATTGCAGGATATGGCGATGATGAAGGGAAAGGAGTATTTAACGGCGACCTTGGATATATTGAATACATTGATAATGAAAATAATAATATTTCGGTTATTTTCGATGATGAAAGGCGGGTAATTTATGAAGCCATAAATTTTGAGGAGCTTGAGCTTGCTTACGCAGTGACCATACATAAAAGCCAGGGAAGTGAATTCCCCGTTATAGTCATGCCTGCAGTATGGGGTCCCCCCATGCTTATGACCAGAAACCTTTTGTACACCGGAATAACCAGGGCGAAGGAAATGGTGGTAATTGCAGGGAGCAGGAAGGTTTTGGCCGGAATGGTAGATAACAACAGAATCACAAAAAGATTCTCAGGGTTGAAGCACAGGATGGAGAAGCTTATAGATTCTGGAATCTTTGCTGCGAGGTGA
- a CDS encoding ComF family protein produces MEVLKNVINGVLDLVYPKKINCLYCGTPLKNFNDHELCGYCISLLPVLGEGVCNTCGRPLEREERAVCEDCKDAQFDKCLSVFEFSGIAKDMLHRFKYDGEDYMSHPIGLFMAEKLKSKSWDVDIIIPVPLHSDKLKERGYNQSYLLAEVVGRECDIDVLNGGLIRNRYTKSQFNLSKTERRNNIKGAFEIGSAKKIKGSNILLIDDIMTTGATLNECSSVLKSFGARKIYCLTAATPSSVK; encoded by the coding sequence ATGGAAGTTTTAAAGAATGTTATAAATGGGGTATTGGATTTGGTATACCCCAAAAAAATTAACTGCTTATACTGCGGTACTCCTTTAAAAAACTTTAATGACCATGAGCTTTGTGGATACTGCATAAGCCTTTTGCCTGTTTTAGGAGAAGGGGTGTGCAATACATGCGGCAGGCCTCTTGAAAGAGAAGAAAGAGCGGTATGCGAGGACTGCAAGGATGCGCAGTTTGATAAATGTTTATCTGTTTTTGAATTTTCAGGTATTGCAAAGGATATGCTCCACAGGTTTAAATATGATGGTGAAGATTATATGTCACACCCTATAGGACTTTTTATGGCAGAAAAGCTTAAAAGTAAGAGCTGGGATGTTGACATTATAATACCTGTTCCCCTGCATTCTGATAAATTAAAGGAGAGAGGGTATAATCAATCTTATCTTTTAGCTGAAGTAGTTGGACGGGAATGCGATATCGATGTATTAAATGGCGGGCTTATAAGAAACAGGTATACAAAGAGTCAGTTTAACCTTTCAAAAACTGAGCGGAGAAACAACATTAAAGGCGCCTTTGAAATCGGTTCTGCTAAGAAAATCAAAGGCAGCAACATTTTGCTGATAGACGATATAATGACAACAGGGGCAACATTGAACGAGTGCAGCTCCGTTTTGAAGTCTTTTGGAGCACGAAAAATATACTGCCTGACAGCAGCTACGCCGTCATCTGTCAAATAA
- a CDS encoding zinc-ribbon domain containing protein: protein MYQDKTLVCKDCGQEFVFTAGEQEFYAEKGFQNEPSRCRDCRMAKKGARKPAGAKREMFTAVCSGCGAEAQVPFQPSSDRPVYCRDCYEARK from the coding sequence ATGTATCAAGACAAAACTTTAGTATGCAAAGACTGCGGACAGGAATTCGTTTTCACAGCAGGAGAACAGGAATTCTATGCTGAGAAAGGATTCCAGAATGAACCAAGCCGCTGCAGGGATTGCAGAATGGCTAAGAAAGGTGCTAGAAAGCCAGCAGGAGCAAAGAGAGAAATGTTTACAGCTGTTTGTTCAGGATGTGGTGCTGAAGCACAGGTTCCATTCCAGCCAAGTTCAGACAGACCGGTTTATTGCCGTGATTGCTACGAGGCAAGGAAGTAA
- a CDS encoding HU family DNA-binding protein, translating to MNKSELITKVSEKCDFTKKDASKALEAFMESIKESVSKGDKVTLIGFGSFEPRKRPAHKGRSPQTGIEIAIPASTYPVFKAGKDFKVRVNK from the coding sequence ATGAACAAAAGCGAACTCATAACTAAAGTTTCAGAAAAATGTGATTTCACAAAAAAGGACGCATCAAAAGCTCTCGAAGCGTTCATGGAAAGCATTAAGGAATCAGTCTCAAAAGGCGACAAGGTTACACTTATAGGATTCGGTTCCTTCGAACCAAGGAAGAGACCTGCACACAAAGGAAGAAGCCCGCAGACGGGAATTGAAATAGCTATTCCGGCTTCAACCTATCCTGTGTTTAAAGCAGGCAAGGATTTTAAAGTCAGGGTAAACAAATAA
- a CDS encoding acyltransferase family protein, with product MQEDNFSKDSRVHKEANSKIAASNQTRMKCIDAFRGITIASMLFIENPGNYEHVSSSFVHAPWDGLTWADYVFPFFIFIAGTVIPNSVRRRMDKGQSKLKILIHILHRAAVLFLMGLFLNGFPAFNFSAIRIPGVLQRIAVVYLVAGILVLWTNAFIQGAISIFILVIYYLMIKYISVPGYGPGILAKDGNLVQYVDMLILKGHLYTSTWDPEGLISTIPAISTILFGVIGGQVLLSERLKSINKIGYLIISGVISMVLGTMAGKYIPINKDLWSSSYVLYTCGAALIILGVCYLILDVIGYSTVFKPFLILGSNPIFIYIGFHLVSKTLWVLQVPDKAAGVNLPLNLYLCNKLFTPWAGNINDSYYFSIAYTLLWVLIVLIKDSLLYRGNV from the coding sequence ATGCAAGAAGACAATTTTTCAAAAGATAGCAGGGTACATAAAGAAGCCAACAGCAAAATAGCAGCATCGAATCAAACACGTATGAAATGTATTGATGCTTTCAGAGGCATCACAATTGCATCAATGCTGTTTATTGAAAACCCGGGAAACTATGAACATGTTTCTTCAAGCTTTGTACATGCGCCGTGGGATGGATTAACCTGGGCTGATTATGTATTTCCTTTTTTTATATTCATAGCAGGAACAGTAATTCCAAACTCTGTGAGAAGAAGGATGGATAAAGGGCAATCGAAGCTTAAGATACTTATACATATACTACACAGGGCAGCCGTACTCTTCCTGATGGGATTGTTCCTTAACGGATTTCCTGCCTTTAATTTTTCGGCAATAAGGATACCCGGCGTTCTCCAGCGGATAGCTGTTGTATATCTGGTTGCGGGTATTCTGGTGCTTTGGACAAATGCATTTATACAGGGAGCTATATCCATATTCATACTTGTTATTTACTATTTGATGATAAAGTATATAAGTGTGCCGGGCTATGGGCCCGGGATACTTGCAAAGGACGGAAACCTTGTGCAATATGTGGATATGCTGATTTTAAAAGGACATTTGTATACTTCCACCTGGGACCCGGAAGGTTTGATAAGCACAATACCTGCTATTTCAACTATACTTTTTGGTGTAATCGGAGGACAGGTGCTGTTATCTGAAAGACTCAAAAGTATAAACAAGATAGGGTATCTGATAATATCGGGAGTCATAAGTATGGTATTGGGAACCATGGCAGGTAAATACATTCCAATAAATAAAGACCTTTGGTCAAGTTCCTACGTACTGTATACCTGCGGAGCTGCCTTAATCATACTTGGTGTATGCTACCTCATATTAGATGTAATAGGGTATAGCACAGTATTTAAACCATTCCTCATTCTGGGGAGCAATCCTATATTCATATATATAGGGTTTCATCTGGTGTCTAAAACTCTCTGGGTCCTGCAGGTACCGGATAAAGCAGCCGGAGTGAACCTTCCTTTAAATCTGTATTTATGCAATAAGCTCTTTACTCCATGGGCAGGAAATATAAATGATTCATATTATTTTTCTATAGCATATACCTTACTTTGGGTACTGATAGTTTTGATAAAGGATAGTCTTTTATACCGCGGCAATGTTTAA
- a CDS encoding competence/damage-inducible protein A, protein MKAEILAVGTELLLGDIVNTNAQYIARRLADLGISVYHHSVVGDNPERLKDAYELAFKRADLVITTGGLGPTKDDLTKEIAAEYFNKELVVDEESMKKIEEYSKRNNRPVLESNKKQAYMPKGCIILKNDHGSAPGCIIEDKGKILIMMPGPPREMKPMFENYAVPYLEKFSDGVLVSRVLRVLGLGESEMEDRVKDIIDSQDNPTVAPYVKDGEATLRITSKANIKEEAVKLLVPMESNIRERLGDYIYGVDDTTIEEVVAKLLIDKNLTIATAESCTGGLIASKLINYPGISSVFMEGVVSYSNDAKVKRLGVKKETLDKYGAVSKETAEEMAVGIAKTAGTDIGISVTGIAGPDGGTAEKPVGLVYVGLYIKGSVKTKKLNFWGDRQNIRNRTAISALDWLRREIK, encoded by the coding sequence ATGAAAGCTGAAATTCTGGCGGTAGGAACCGAACTTCTTCTTGGAGATATCGTAAATACTAATGCTCAGTACATTGCAAGGCGATTAGCCGACCTTGGGATATCCGTGTATCACCATTCAGTGGTGGGAGATAACCCTGAGAGGCTTAAAGATGCCTATGAACTGGCTTTTAAAAGAGCTGATTTAGTCATAACAACAGGTGGTTTAGGACCTACAAAGGATGATTTGACAAAGGAAATTGCAGCGGAGTATTTTAATAAGGAGCTTGTCGTGGATGAGGAATCCATGAAAAAAATAGAAGAGTATTCAAAAAGGAATAACAGGCCTGTTTTAGAGTCCAATAAGAAGCAGGCCTATATGCCAAAAGGCTGCATCATACTTAAAAACGACCATGGTTCCGCCCCCGGCTGCATTATAGAGGATAAAGGGAAAATACTTATAATGATGCCGGGACCTCCAAGGGAAATGAAGCCTATGTTTGAAAATTATGCTGTGCCTTATCTTGAAAAATTCAGCGACGGTGTTTTAGTTTCAAGAGTATTAAGGGTATTGGGTTTAGGCGAAAGCGAAATGGAGGATAGGGTTAAAGATATAATAGATTCCCAGGATAATCCTACTGTGGCGCCTTATGTAAAAGATGGTGAAGCTACACTTCGCATTACCTCAAAAGCAAACATTAAAGAGGAGGCTGTTAAGCTTCTTGTACCCATGGAGAGCAATATAAGAGAGAGATTAGGAGACTATATTTACGGAGTGGATGATACCACCATAGAAGAAGTGGTGGCAAAGCTTTTGATAGATAAAAACCTTACGATTGCAACGGCTGAATCCTGTACCGGAGGCCTTATTGCATCAAAGCTTATAAATTATCCCGGCATATCCTCGGTATTCATGGAAGGGGTAGTTTCCTACAGCAATGATGCAAAGGTTAAAAGACTTGGTGTTAAGAAAGAGACATTGGACAAATACGGTGCTGTAAGCAAGGAAACTGCCGAAGAAATGGCTGTTGGAATTGCAAAAACAGCAGGTACGGATATAGGGATTTCTGTTACGGGCATTGCAGGCCCTGACGGAGGCACTGCTGAAAAACCTGTAGGCCTGGTATATGTCGGATTATATATAAAAGGAAGCGTTAAGACGAAGAAACTAAATTTCTGGGGAGACAGGCAGAATATAAGAAACCGCACTGCCATATCTGCCCTTGACTGGTTAAGAAGAGAAATCAAGTAA